From a single Cyclobacterium marinum DSM 745 genomic region:
- a CDS encoding type II toxin-antitoxin system HigB family toxin: MRVIAKRTLRDFWEKHADCEEQLKSWYRETEKSEWKNINELKNDYPSASILKDNPIVYNIKGNNYQLIVKFNFEYQICWIRFIGTHAEYDKIDANNI, translated from the coding sequence GTGAGAGTAATAGCGAAACGAACTTTACGAGACTTTTGGGAGAAACACGCTGACTGTGAAGAACAATTAAAGTCTTGGTATAGAGAAACTGAAAAATCCGAATGGAAAAATATTAATGAATTAAAAAACGATTATCCGAGTGCCAGTATTTTAAAAGACAATCCAATTGTTTACAATATTAAAGGCAACAACTACCAATTGATTGTAAAATTCAACTTTGAATATCAAATATGCTGGATAAGATTCATCGGAACTCACGCAGAATATGACAAAATAGACGCAAATAATATCTGA
- a CDS encoding helix-turn-helix domain-containing protein, with translation MKITPIRNEKDYQNALNRLEEIFDAKKGTEQGDELEILSILIDRYENENFPIGMPDPIEAIKFRMEQMGMKQKDLAEVVGFKSRVSEILSKKRKLTLRMIRKLNSTLHIPTDVLVQDY, from the coding sequence ATGAAAATAACACCAATAAGAAACGAAAAAGACTATCAAAACGCTCTGAACAGACTTGAAGAGATTTTTGATGCAAAAAAAGGAACTGAACAAGGAGATGAATTGGAAATCCTTTCAATCTTAATTGACAGATATGAAAATGAGAACTTTCCAATTGGAATGCCTGACCCAATTGAGGCAATCAAATTCAGAATGGAACAGATGGGAATGAAACAAAAGGATTTAGCCGAAGTTGTTGGTTTTAAAAGTAGAGTTAGTGAAATTTTAAGTAAAAAACGTAAACTGACTTTAAGAATGATAAGAAAACTGAATTCAACACTTCATATTCCGACTGATGTTTTAGTTCAAGATTATTGA